One Thomasclavelia spiroformis DSM 1552 DNA window includes the following coding sequences:
- the metA gene encoding homoserine O-acetyltransferase MetA produces MPIKIPNDLPASKILKDENIFVMDENRALTQQIRPLKLLILNIMPTKIVTETQLLRMLSNTPLQIEVDWIHMASHESKNISQEHLLAFYKTFDEIKENRYDGLIITGAPVERLEFEDVDYWQEMEKILEWSKRHVFSSFFICWASQAALYHFYGIKKYELKEKLTGVYCHHTNVEKMKRKILRGFDYQFYAPHSRYTTIKREDIELIDNLDILASSNEAGVYLIAEKDGSRFFVTGHPEYDPDTLDKEYRRDLAISNDATMPKNYYENDDINGEILVKWRSHAYLLFSNWLNYYVYQLTPYDLDDLEEIKKNQ; encoded by the coding sequence TTGCCTATTAAAATACCAAATGACTTGCCAGCAAGCAAAATTTTAAAAGATGAAAATATATTTGTAATGGATGAAAATAGGGCTTTAACACAGCAAATTCGACCATTAAAATTATTAATTTTAAATATAATGCCTACAAAAATAGTAACAGAGACACAATTATTGAGAATGCTATCAAATACGCCACTACAAATAGAAGTTGATTGGATTCATATGGCAAGTCATGAATCTAAAAATATATCTCAAGAACATCTTTTAGCATTTTATAAAACATTTGATGAAATAAAAGAAAATCGTTATGATGGTTTGATTATAACAGGTGCGCCAGTAGAAAGATTAGAATTTGAAGATGTTGATTATTGGCAAGAAATGGAAAAAATCCTAGAATGGTCAAAAAGGCATGTATTTAGTTCATTTTTTATTTGTTGGGCATCACAAGCAGCACTTTATCATTTTTATGGAATTAAAAAATATGAGTTAAAAGAAAAATTAACTGGGGTATATTGCCATCATACTAATGTAGAAAAAATGAAACGTAAAATTTTACGAGGTTTTGATTATCAATTTTATGCACCACATTCTAGATATACAACAATCAAAAGGGAAGATATAGAATTAATTGATAATTTAGATATTTTAGCAAGTAGTAATGAAGCAGGAGTATATCTTATTGCTGAAAAAGATGGTTCTCGTTTTTTTGTAACAGGACATCCTGAATATGATCCTGATACATTAGATAAAGAATATAGACGAGATCTTGCGATTTCAAATGATGCAACTATGCCAAAAAATTATTATGAAAATGATGATATTAATGGAGAAATATTAGTGAAGTGGCGTTCTCATGCATATTTATTATTCAGTAATTGGTTAAACTATTATGTATATCAATTAACACCTTATGACTTAGATGATCTAGAGGAAATAAAAAAAAATCAATAG
- a CDS encoding deoxyguanosinetriphosphate triphosphohydrolase family protein, whose translation MTKKIFEHVAMNENNPDFQKAISRLQPLYQRSNDLRSEFGRDYTRIIFSLAYRRLKHKTQVFFAVKDDHVCTRSEHVNLVESISYTIANYLGLNTELTKAIAVGHDLGHAPFGHGGERIIDEIAKEYGLQSFWHEQNSLHFIDEIETLEDNSHHHHNLNLTYAIRDGIISHCGEMNQKNIIKREEYIDLNNYTKAGLYNPYTWEGCVVKMSDKIAYLARDIEDALRLKVLKQTKVDKLKLLINNVCKEYKFTAINNGTIVNYFIQDVCKNSNLSDGIALSDEAHEIMKIIMKFNYENIYLIDRLKIHANYVKLILNSIFDFLLKYDKLAKEKNTSIIDELSKDRNNYPQIIDSFICWLEKYSKIIGMKRPEIYQNKIIYDFTKDDKAIIRCIIDYLSGMSDEYIIKIFNELISF comes from the coding sequence ATGACAAAAAAAATATTTGAGCATGTAGCAATGAATGAAAATAATCCCGATTTTCAAAAAGCAATATCTCGATTACAACCACTATATCAAAGAAGTAATGATTTAAGAAGTGAATTTGGACGTGATTATACACGCATTATTTTTAGCTTAGCTTATCGTCGCTTAAAACATAAAACACAAGTCTTTTTTGCAGTAAAAGATGATCATGTATGTACAAGAAGTGAACATGTAAATTTAGTAGAGTCAATAAGTTATACAATTGCAAATTATTTAGGTCTTAATACAGAATTAACCAAAGCTATTGCAGTTGGACATGATTTAGGTCATGCTCCGTTTGGTCATGGTGGAGAGCGTATAATTGATGAAATTGCAAAGGAATATGGATTACAATCGTTCTGGCATGAGCAAAATAGTTTACATTTTATTGATGAAATAGAAACATTAGAAGATAATTCACATCATCATCATAATTTAAATTTAACGTATGCTATCCGTGATGGAATAATTTCACATTGTGGTGAAATGAATCAAAAAAATATAATTAAACGTGAAGAATATATTGATTTAAATAATTATACTAAAGCAGGTCTGTATAACCCTTATACATGGGAAGGATGCGTTGTTAAAATGTCAGATAAGATTGCATATCTTGCAAGAGATATTGAAGATGCTTTAAGATTAAAAGTATTAAAACAGACAAAAGTTGATAAATTAAAATTATTAATAAATAATGTTTGTAAAGAATATAAATTTACAGCAATTAATAATGGAACAATAGTAAATTATTTTATTCAAGATGTTTGTAAAAATAGTAATTTAAGCGATGGCATAGCATTATCTGATGAAGCACATGAAATTATGAAAATAATTATGAAATTCAATTATGAAAATATTTATTTAATCGACAGATTAAAAATACATGCTAATTATGTCAAATTAATATTAAATTCGATTTTTGATTTCTTATTAAAATATGATAAATTAGCAAAAGAAAAAAACACTAGTATAATTGATGAATTATCAAAAGATCGTAATAATTATCCTCAAATTATTGATAGTTTTATATGTTGGTTAGAAAAATATAGTAAAATAATAGGAATGAAACGTCCTGAAATATATCAAAATAAGATAATATATGATTTTACAAAAGATGACAAAGCAATTATTAGATGTATAATTGATTATTTATCTGGAATGTCTGATGAATACATTATTAAAATATTTAATGAATTAATTTCATTTTAG